The genomic DNA AGGATACGAAGTGAGCCTTATGAATAAAAACAGCTGTTCTATTGTTAATGAAAATGATGATTCTATATCTTTATGGAAAGATCAAATAATTAAAGGAAATAGCATATTAACTCTAGAAAAATTGCCTGAAAAATCCGTAGATATAATATTCGCAGATCCCCCTTATAATCTTCAGCTAAGTGGAAAATTGCATCGACCTGATAATTCTGTGGTAAAAGCCGTAAATGATCATTGGGATAAATTCCCTTCATTTGAAGCTTATGATTCTTTTACACGTTCTTGGCTATTGGCTTGTCGTCGCGTACTAAAACCTAATGGAACATTATGGGTAATAGGATCTTATCATAATATTTATCGTATCGGAACAATGTTACAAAATCTAAATTTTTGGATACTAAATGATGTGATATGGCATAAATCAAACCCAATGCCAAATTTTAGAGGACGCCGATTCCAAAATGCCCACGAAACCTTAATCTGGGCATCTCCATCACCTAAATCCAAGGGATATACTTTTAATTATGATTCATTAAAGGCAGCGAATGAAGATGTTCAAATGCGATCTGACTGGACATTTCCTATATGCTCTGGATCAGAGCGTTTGCGCAATAAAGATGGCCATAAGTTACATAGCACTCAAAAACCAGAAGCTCTATTATCACGAATTATTACCTCCTCTACAAAGCCTGGAGATTTAATATTGGATCCATTTTTTGGATCGGGAACAACTGGAGCAGTTGCAAAAAAACTCGGTAGGCACTTTATAGGCATAGAAATTTCACAAGATTACATTGACATTGCAACCAAGCGTATTGCATCTGTAAAACCCTTAGAAAATGTTGAATTAACTATTATGCAAAGCAAAAAATCAGAACCTCGTGTTGCTTTTAATATTCTCGTAGAGAGAGAATTAATAAAACCTGGACAAGCGCTAACTGACAATAAAAGAAGTGTAACTGCCATTGTACAAGTTGATGGAACTTTATCATATAAGGGAACATCAGGATCAATTCACCGTATTGGTGCTAAAATAAGCGGTTCAGAAACTTGCAATGGATGGAATTTTTGGCATTTTGAAAAATATGGTAAATTATATTCAATTGATGTATTGCGATCTTTGGTGCGCAAAGAACTAATTTCATAGATAATAGTACAATTATATTTATGGTAAAATATATATGACGTATATAAAAATATTTAAATAGCATAACATAGATTTTACGTATGCTTTATAAAATTTAATTCATTATATCTAATTGTATTAGAATAAAATACATCTTTTAAAAATAATATGTTAATTAATAACAATTACTTAGATTATATTGAAGTTTCATCATAACATTATTGCCAACCAAAAAAGATCCTTAATTTTACTATATTTGGCAAAATATATAGAATCAAAAGGAAATCTTTCTCATAAATAATATTTTATATAATAAATATATTAAATATTTTATCGTGAAATAACCTGTCTTAGATGATTTAGAACCTCCTATATAATGCATGATTATTTGCTTATAAAATAATTACTATATGTTTTTCCTATAAAATATCTATATAAAAAACAATCTAAACAATATATTTTTATAAAAAATCAATTTATTATATTATATCATTCTAGAAAAAGGACATAAAATGATAAATAAGCGTCGAAGAGCATTAAGATACGGGTTTTTTGCCGAAATTTGTTCCGCTATTTACTTGATAATAAAAGGATGGAAAATTATGGCATTACGCCATCGCAATCATTTTGGAGAGATTGATATCATAGCTATGCGCATGAATATCGTTATTTTTGTTGAGGTAAAAGCAAGAAAGACTGTCGAAGAAGCAATTGTTTCTGTCTCAGATAAAAGTCAAAAACGCATTAAGAACGCTAGCAAAAACTGGATAGCAAAACAAATAAATAGCAATAAATTTTCGTATAGATACGATCTAATAGCAATAATTCCTTGGAGATTACCAAAACATTTCACTAATGCCTTTTAATTATTGTAATAATATATTTCTTTATGATCATAATCCTTAATTAGCAGTATTTACTGACAAGAAATAAAAAAAATGTTTTTATATATATAAATAAAGTACTATTAAGAATAAAATACATGGAAAAGTAATAATGAAAGATCAAATTAGAAAAGAAGATATTTCCAACTTATCTTTTGAAAAAGCTGTATCTGAGCTTGAAGGCATCGTCACCATACTTGAACGTGGAGATGTAACACTAGAAGATTCTATTTCAATCTATGAACGTGGAGCAGCTTTAAAACAGCACTGTGACACCTTACTATCCTCAGCAGAAAATAGAATAGAACAAATAAAACTAAATTGTGACAACGATATACAAGGCGTTGAACCTTTTGATAAAAATACGGATTAAAATAATAAAGTTTACTATATTAATTTAAACAATCATCTAAATCAAAGCACCTAATAAAATATAGCTAATAAATGAAAAATACTGATTATATAGATAATTAATTTTTAACGATTATTAATCTCTTTGAATAACTTTAATACAGCATTTGAAGACATAGGAGAACCGTAATTATAGTTCTGAGCATAATTACATCCTATTTTTGAAAGTTCCCGTTTATCTATTTCATTGCAAAAATCTTTTGCAATTATATTTACTCCTAATTTTCTTGCTATTGATATAATCGATCGCAAAATAGAAATACGTTTTTCTGTAGAACCAGTTACTATAGATCCGTTTATCTTCAGAAAATCAAATGGTATTTGATTAAGATATGATAACAATGGTAATTTTGTTCCAAAATTATTAATAGTTAAACCCACCCCTATTTTTTGTAACCTTCCAAATAATAGCATGATCTTTTCAGGATTATTCATTAAAATTGATTCAGAAAATTCTAATCTTAGGATATTAGGAGAACAAATAGTCTTGGAAATGAATGCCTGTATATCTGCGCATAGTTCACTGTTAAGAAGATATTCACTGGAAATATTAATAGATATAAAAAAAGGTATCACTCTCATATTATCGCGCCAATTAATAACATCTATAGAAATACTCTCCAATATAGATAAATTTAACTGATTTATCATATCTGATTCTTCGGCAATTGATACTAATTCCGAATATGAAATATTGCGAAAATTAGACTGATTTAATATCGTAATAGCCTCAAACCCAATAATTTTAGAATCTGCTAATCTAATTATAGGCTGATAAGCAATACATAATGAAGAATTATCTATTGCATGGCATAAAGCCTCTTTTATTTGCGACTTATTTTTATCAATCAATCCAAAAGATGATCTAAATATTTCTATACGATTGCCCCCTGCAAGCTTAGCACGTGACATCGCTATCTCAGCACCTTTTAACATTTCAGTAGCAGTTAATTGAGGATCTTTATATATAGTAAGACCGATAGATGCATTTATAATTAACTCACGATTGAATAAATGAATAGGAGCCTCTATAGATTTATTAATAGTAGACGTAAATTCAGATATCTTTTTAACATTCTTTTCAGATGTAAGAATGATACCAAAACGATTAACAGAAAGACGAGCTAATGTATCTTGTGGTTGCAATAACATGCGAATTCGCCTAGTTAAAGCAACTATAATATTATCACCAATCGCAATACCAAATGTATTAATGATATGCTGATACTTATCAATATCTATAACTATTATATTAGGACACAAGTTATCATCATATAATGATAAACTAAGGATTGTAGTGAGACGATCAATAAAAGACTGCCTATTAGGCAGGCCTGTTAAATTATCTTTGAAAGAATCACATAACAAACGTTCTATTGAATTCTTTTCTTCGGTGATATCACTAGCAACTCCAACACAACGTAAAATTTCTCCATTTGCGTTTAAAACAGGTAAAACTTTAATAACTATCCATCGAAGCAGCCTATCATTTGCACGAATTCTAAATTCATGTTTCAACTTGCCACGCTTACATGATAAAAAACTATCAAATATAGCTCTAAAACCATCTTGATCATCTGGATAAACATAAGTAAGCCAATTATGAATAGAACCCTGCATTGAACCAGGAGAAAAGCCAAATATTGCGGAAATATCTGGTGTGGTTGTTACTCTATCTAGGATCGCATCCCAGCTCCATAAAAAATCTCTCGGATCCAAAACCGATAAAGATTGGCTTACCATATCTGAAGAAGATCCTTGGGCAAGTATACTCCCAGACATAACATGCTGTGTCATCATTAAGCCTATCAAAAGAACGATTACTACTAAACCACCACTTAGCGCTGGCTGTATAATATCGTTATCTAGCCGACTAGTTATAGCCATCCACGCCCCGATAGACCATATAAGGATAAATAGACAAGTTGGAATCAATGTGATTACACGACCGTATATATTATTTCCAAGATAAAAAAGAAGAAATATTCCACAAAATGAAAGACGAGCAATACCAGAAGCTATTGATGGATTATAAAAAGATATAAAAAATAACATTACAAGCCATATTATAAAACCAAACCTCATATATCTTAAATTAATAGGCCAACTATTCAGATCAATGTACATAAATAGAAAAACGATCAATGAAGAAGATAAAGAAACTTCAGCACAAGCTCTCCAAATTGGCAAATCTCCTGGAGAAATATCCATAAACTTAGAAATAAATCCAAAGTCAATGCAAATATATCCGAAAACTATCCATGATAGTGCGGCAGAAGCAATCAACATAGAGCTTCCATTAACCATAAAAATAACAGTTAAAAAAATAGCTAATAGCCCAGATATACCTAGTACAATTCCATGGTATAGAGTAAAAGAATTGACGGTATCTTTGTAAAAATTTGGCTCCCAAAGATATATCTGAAGTAAATTTGGAACAGTTAATTCCATAACAAAAGTTACTATAGCACCTGGGTTAATAGTGATACGAAATATATCAGAATCAGGGCTTGGCAAACGATCTAACGAAAATCCTTCTGACGGAGTAACAGAAATAATACGCTTAGATCCAAGATCAGGCCAAAAAAAATTTGATCCAACAAGACGATAATGCGGAACAACAATCAAACGCTCAAGCTGAATATCAGACGTATTAGCCAATGCAAACACAGCCCAATCACCTCTGTGATCAATGCTAGATGAGCGCACTTCAATACGACGAATAATTCCATCTATATCAGCTGCTGTATATACTTGGAAATCTTCTCCTCGATTAGAGTAAACATCCGTTGCATGAGTTAAATCCAATACATTATCACTGGAGGAAAGATTAATAGGTTCAATAGCAAAAGATGGAGATGTCATCCAAAGGAATAATAGTGCTAAAATTGTGACATGCTTTTTCAAAATAAATTCCTAAAATATTGCTTGAAAAACATATAATATCTCACATAAATTAAAGATAATTAGTATCAAGATTAGAAATAAACAATTTCAGATATTATATACTAATACTATCCCTAACTTTATTAACTATATATTAGCCTATAAATCTTCGATAATTTACATTGCCTTTATTGGAAATATACAACGCATAATATCTTATAAACAACAGTTAACAACAGATACCCACCACTATATATAGATAATAAAAACAGATAATTTTAAAAACATAAATAATATGACATTATCATAGACAAATGAGCATTCCATCTATCATATAATTAAACTTCTTTATAACATTCTATAACTAAGAAATAAGTAGTCTCTTGCAATAACAAGCTGCTAAATACAAAGCAATGTCATATTCCATATAAATCAATAAAGAAGAGATCAATAAAATATATATTTAACACTAAAATAAATTGTGGGATGATCTAGTCTTGCCTTTTAAAAGCGCCACTAAACTTATCAAAAACACAATAAAATCAATGAGTTATAATTTTAATGGTGCCCAGAGCAGGAATCGAACCAGCGACACACGGATTTTCAGTCCGTTGCTCTACCAACTGAGCTATCTGGGCATACAAAGCAAATTCATGAAGAATACATCTAACATAATATGTTTTTCATTTCTATCAATAAAATACATATCATGCCAAGATAAAAATAATTTTAGAACATAATAATCAATTAACTAAACTTTTCAACTATCTTCACAAATATCCTCATCAGCAGAATCAATCACTTCACCAGCTATCTTGTATTCATCAGAAAGCCATCTAGAAAGGTCAATTGAACGACATCGTAAAGAGCAAAATGGGTAAAAATCAACAGCAGAACTGCTCCCACATTCAGGACAAATATTATTCAATAAACTAATCCTCAATCTTTATTTAGAAACACGGATATATTATTAAAATTACATTTGAGAAACAGCAAAAACACATATCAATAAATGCGCTTAAAAAGGTTTAACCAAAAAAATTAAAATGGAAATATAAACGCATAATAATAAATGCTATACATCGCTATTTGATACCTGTCTAAACCTATAAGTGAGACGAGCTCTTTTCATATCATATCCATTCATCTCCACTTTTACTTTATCCCCGCTTAATATATGAATTCTGTTTTTCCTCACGCGACCAGCAGCATATGCAATAACTACAGAATCAATGAAAGGAAGGAGATCTTTAGCATCATAACGACCTTCATCATCATCTGCAACCTCAATTAACCTTACACGAAAACGGGCATCGGGCAATAATGCAGAAACAATACCAATAAACTTAAAAACCTGTTCTTTAGGCATATTAGACAACTATCCTATATA from Candidatus Liberibacter americanus str. Sao Paulo includes the following:
- a CDS encoding site-specific DNA-methyltransferase, producing MNKNSCSIVNENDDSISLWKDQIIKGNSILTLEKLPEKSVDIIFADPPYNLQLSGKLHRPDNSVVKAVNDHWDKFPSFEAYDSFTRSWLLACRRVLKPNGTLWVIGSYHNIYRIGTMLQNLNFWILNDVIWHKSNPMPNFRGRRFQNAHETLIWASPSPKSKGYTFNYDSLKAANEDVQMRSDWTFPICSGSERLRNKDGHKLHSTQKPEALLSRIITSSTKPGDLILDPFFGSGTTGAVAKKLGRHFIGIEISQDYIDIATKRIASVKPLENVELTIMQSKKSEPRVAFNILVERELIKPGQALTDNKRSVTAIVQVDGTLSYKGTSGSIHRIGAKISGSETCNGWNFWHFEKYGKLYSIDVLRSLVRKELIS
- a CDS encoding YraN family protein; amino-acid sequence: MINKRRRALRYGFFAEICSAIYLIIKGWKIMALRHRNHFGEIDIIAMRMNIVIFVEVKARKTVEEAIVSVSDKSQKRIKNASKNWIAKQINSNKFSYRYDLIAIIPWRLPKHFTNAF
- a CDS encoding exodeoxyribonuclease VII small subunit; protein product: MKDQIRKEDISNLSFEKAVSELEGIVTILERGDVTLEDSISIYERGAALKQHCDTLLSSAENRIEQIKLNCDNDIQGVEPFDKNTD
- a CDS encoding EAL domain-containing protein; translation: MTSPSFAIEPINLSSSDNVLDLTHATDVYSNRGEDFQVYTAADIDGIIRRIEVRSSSIDHRGDWAVFALANTSDIQLERLIVVPHYRLVGSNFFWPDLGSKRIISVTPSEGFSLDRLPSPDSDIFRITINPGAIVTFVMELTVPNLLQIYLWEPNFYKDTVNSFTLYHGIVLGISGLLAIFLTVIFMVNGSSMLIASAALSWIVFGYICIDFGFISKFMDISPGDLPIWRACAEVSLSSSLIVFLFMYIDLNSWPINLRYMRFGFIIWLVMLFFISFYNPSIASGIARLSFCGIFLLFYLGNNIYGRVITLIPTCLFILIWSIGAWMAITSRLDNDIIQPALSGGLVVIVLLIGLMMTQHVMSGSILAQGSSSDMVSQSLSVLDPRDFLWSWDAILDRVTTTPDISAIFGFSPGSMQGSIHNWLTYVYPDDQDGFRAIFDSFLSCKRGKLKHEFRIRANDRLLRWIVIKVLPVLNANGEILRCVGVASDITEEKNSIERLLCDSFKDNLTGLPNRQSFIDRLTTILSLSLYDDNLCPNIIVIDIDKYQHIINTFGIAIGDNIIVALTRRIRMLLQPQDTLARLSVNRFGIILTSEKNVKKISEFTSTINKSIEAPIHLFNRELIINASIGLTIYKDPQLTATEMLKGAEIAMSRAKLAGGNRIEIFRSSFGLIDKNKSQIKEALCHAIDNSSLCIAYQPIIRLADSKIIGFEAITILNQSNFRNISYSELVSIAEESDMINQLNLSILESISIDVINWRDNMRVIPFFISINISSEYLLNSELCADIQAFISKTICSPNILRLEFSESILMNNPEKIMLLFGRLQKIGVGLTINNFGTKLPLLSYLNQIPFDFLKINGSIVTGSTEKRISILRSIISIARKLGVNIIAKDFCNEIDKRELSKIGCNYAQNYNYGSPMSSNAVLKLFKEINNR
- the yacG gene encoding DNA gyrase inhibitor YacG, which encodes MNNICPECGSSSAVDFYPFCSLRCRSIDLSRWLSDEYKIAGEVIDSADEDICEDS
- a CDS encoding translation initiation factor IF-1 → MPKEQVFKFIGIVSALLPDARFRVRLIEVADDDEGRYDAKDLLPFIDSVVIAYAAGRVRKNRIHILSGDKVKVEMNGYDMKRARLTYRFRQVSNSDV